The genomic region CGCCGCGGCTCGCGATCGCCGACGGCGGGCGTATCGCCGGCCGTTGTCTCACGGGCGCGCAAGCGCTCGCGGCAGCGCCAAAATCTCCTTGAAACTCGGCTCCGATCTGCGAATTTCCGCGCCGCCCCGGCCCGGGTCACTCCGGGCCGGATTCGCTTTCGGGACGTGACGTTCGCAGGGCGCCGCAATCGCTGCCCATGCCGACTTCGCGGCCCGTCGCAGATGAAATCGTTTCGGGCAGGCCTCGGTCGGGCGTCGTGATCCGCGTCCAGCTCGGTCGGCCAGCGGAGCACGGACACAGCCCATGACCTCGCGCACGATCGTCGCGCTCGCGGCCCTCGGGATCGCACTCGCCGCGGCGCCCGCGTTCGCCGCCGGCGATCTGAGCATCTTCCCAGACCTGATCGAGGACGCGCTCTACGGCACGCACGGCGGCGAGATCGCCGCGAGTCCGTGGAAGAGCACGTGGCTCCAGCTCGTCGTGCTGTTCGTGGTGATCGTGTTTCCGCTGAACAGGCTGATCTTCCAGCCGCTCTTGAAGACGCTCGAGCAGCGCGGCGAGAAGATCGAGGGCGCACGCAGCCGCGCGAGTGCGATCACGAAGCAAGCGGACGACGTGTTAGGGCGCTACGAGACGGCGGTCGCCGCCGCGCGCCGCGAAGCCGAAGGCGTGCGCCGCGGGGCGCTCGAGAGCGCGCGCGGCGAGCAGGCGCGCATCAGCGCGGACGCGCGCAGCGCGGCCGAGCGCGAAGTGGCGCAGGCGCGCGCCGGCGTCGCGAGCGCACTCGAGAACGCGCGCAGGGCGCTGCGCAGCGAGACCGAGCGGCTCGCGGGCGAAGTCGCGAGCAAGGTGCTCGGGAGGCCGCTCGCGTGAAGAAGCTCGCGCTCGCGTTGCTGCTCGCACTCGCGCCGCTCGCGGGCTTCGCCGCGTCGGAAGAGCACGCCGACCACACGAAGGATCTGATCTTCGAGTGGGTGAATCTGCTGATCCTCGGCGGCGTGCTCGTCTACTTCGCGCGCAAGCCGGTCCAGGACTACCTCGGCAGCCGCCGCGACACGATCGCGAAGAACATCGCGACTTCCGAGCAGTTGTTACGGGACGCCGAGGCGAAGCTCGCCGAGTGGAACACAAAGGCCGCGCGCCTCGACGCGGACATCGTGGAGATCATCGAGGCGACCCGCAAGGGCGCTCAGGTCGAGAAGGCCGCGATTCTCGCCGACGCCGAAGCCACCGCATCGCGCATTCGCCAGAGCGCATCGGGCGTCGTGGAGCGCGAGCTGCGCGCCGCGCGCGAGTCCCTGCGCAAGGAAGCGGCGGAGCTCGCGGTCACGCTTGCGGGCACGATCCTGCGCGAGCAGACCACCGACGCGGACCGCAGCCGCCTCGTCGACGAGTTCATCGCGAAGGTCGAGT from Deltaproteobacteria bacterium harbors:
- a CDS encoding ATP synthase F0 subunit B; the protein is MTSRTIVALAALGIALAAAPAFAAGDLSIFPDLIEDALYGTHGGEIAASPWKSTWLQLVVLFVVIVFPLNRLIFQPLLKTLEQRGEKIEGARSRASAITKQADDVLGRYETAVAAARREAEGVRRGALESARGEQARISADARSAAEREVAQARAGVASALENARRALRSETERLAGEVASKVLGRPLA
- a CDS encoding ATP synthase F0 subunit B; translated protein: MKKLALALLLALAPLAGFAASEEHADHTKDLIFEWVNLLILGGVLVYFARKPVQDYLGSRRDTIAKNIATSEQLLRDAEAKLAEWNTKAARLDADIVEIIEATRKGAQVEKAAILADAEATASRIRQSASGVVERELRAARESLRKEAAELAVTLAGTILREQTTDADRSRLVDEFIAKVESGPGAGGAH